Proteins from a genomic interval of Candidatus Neomarinimicrobiota bacterium:
- the clpX gene encoding ATP-dependent Clp protease ATP-binding subunit ClpX — MKDKEDKEQILTCSFCGRSEDQAYRIIQGSNVSICDHCVFESVELIKADADSDITPQKFKIPAPHDIKNELDKYVIGQDKAKKAVAVAVYNHYKRISSRKLFEEVEIDKSNILMLGSTGTGKTLIAQTLARFLEVPFTIVDATILTEAGYVGEDVENILVRLLQSADYDLQKAQKGIIYIDEIDKIGRKTSSPSITRDVSGEGVQQALLKILEGTISSVPPKGGRKHPEQPLVNVNTKDILFICGGAFDGLEEIILSRIKNGIMGFGAEVKGKEDMKIGDTLSLCEPSDLIKFGLIPELVGRLPVVATLDELDEKALYSILIEPKNSLIKQYKKLFEMDGVELLFEEDAIKKVVELAKKRKTGARALRAILEEAMQEIMFNIPSMNNVRECVITEDVIISKKSPVVRYRRKRA; from the coding sequence TTGAAAGATAAAGAAGATAAAGAACAAATTTTAACTTGTTCGTTTTGCGGTAGGTCTGAAGATCAGGCATACCGTATTATTCAAGGGTCGAATGTATCCATCTGTGATCATTGCGTTTTTGAGTCCGTGGAGCTTATCAAGGCAGATGCGGATAGTGATATTACGCCGCAAAAATTCAAAATACCGGCGCCGCATGATATCAAGAATGAACTCGACAAATATGTAATAGGACAGGATAAAGCAAAAAAAGCTGTAGCTGTTGCAGTTTATAATCACTATAAAAGGATAAGCAGTCGGAAACTTTTTGAAGAAGTTGAGATAGATAAAAGTAACATACTGATGTTAGGTTCCACCGGTACGGGTAAAACGCTTATCGCCCAAACACTCGCCCGATTTCTTGAAGTTCCCTTTACGATTGTTGATGCAACCATCCTTACTGAAGCAGGTTATGTCGGCGAAGATGTGGAAAACATTTTGGTAAGACTTCTTCAGTCAGCCGACTATGATTTACAGAAAGCGCAAAAAGGAATCATCTATATTGATGAGATAGACAAGATTGGAAGAAAAACATCTTCTCCTTCGATAACGAGGGATGTATCCGGCGAAGGCGTTCAGCAGGCTCTGTTGAAAATTCTCGAAGGGACGATCTCCAGCGTTCCGCCGAAAGGAGGCAGAAAACATCCCGAACAACCACTTGTGAACGTTAATACGAAAGATATTCTATTTATTTGTGGTGGCGCTTTTGACGGACTTGAAGAAATAATACTTAGCAGAATTAAAAACGGTATTATGGGATTTGGCGCTGAAGTCAAAGGGAAAGAGGATATGAAAATCGGGGATACGCTATCATTGTGCGAGCCATCCGATTTAATTAAATTCGGATTGATACCGGAATTGGTAGGAAGACTTCCTGTAGTTGCTACTTTAGATGAATTGGATGAAAAAGCTCTCTATAGCATTCTGATTGAACCGAAAAATTCACTTATAAAGCAGTATAAGAAACTTTTTGAAATGGATGGTGTTGAACTTCTTTTCGAAGAAGACGCCATTAAAAAAGTAGTGGAATTAGCGAAGAAAAGAAAAACCGGAGCTAGAGCGCTTAGAGCTATTCTTGAAGAGGCAATGCAAGAAATAATGTTTAATATACCATCAATGAATAATGTTCGGGAATGTGTAATAACCGAAGATGTCATTATTTCAAAAAAATCACCGGTTGTAAGGTACCGCAGAAAAAGAGCTTAG
- the tig gene encoding trigger factor, which produces MKVKSTKEENSIIRLEVFLPWADVSDDYDNVIKEISKNIKEPGFRAGKTPADIIQKKYKNEIESEFIDLMLQKLYHEIIKEAKIDPVDSGKLINVNFQKNEDLSFSIEVQIEPEFKLYNYKKKNLEVLKYIIEVEKDDIDRAINGIREQYAEVKDSDKGAVEGDYIEADIQELDESLAPIIGKRMEKRLVKLGEGEFGKQGLEQLKGAVAGDERVVKIHQEHGDHSHNFTFRFTVLNVQKHILPELNDEFAKKVNKSFENIKDLEENVKKNIQSRYDAESRNLVNNSLADELVRVTDLEVPVTMIESYLDGLISRSKEGSNGEIDEAYIRENYKANAIWNMKWLMIRKSIFKKENFIVEESEIDDWFERTAEVMAVDKTAVLSMKKDEDQREKMRQDIIESKVMEVIRSNSNYNEKEINVVDFNALLNNDHHHH; this is translated from the coding sequence ATGAAAGTAAAATCAACAAAAGAAGAAAATAGTATCATAAGGTTGGAAGTTTTTCTGCCCTGGGCAGATGTTTCGGATGACTATGATAACGTAATTAAAGAGATCAGCAAGAATATTAAAGAACCCGGCTTTAGAGCCGGGAAAACGCCTGCGGATATAATTCAAAAAAAATATAAGAATGAGATAGAATCTGAATTTATCGATTTGATGCTTCAGAAACTCTATCATGAAATTATAAAAGAAGCAAAGATAGACCCTGTTGACAGTGGAAAACTCATAAATGTCAATTTTCAGAAAAACGAAGATTTATCCTTTTCCATTGAAGTTCAAATCGAGCCGGAGTTCAAGCTATATAATTATAAAAAGAAGAATCTTGAAGTCCTGAAATATATTATTGAAGTCGAAAAAGATGATATTGATAGAGCTATCAACGGGATCAGGGAGCAGTATGCTGAAGTTAAGGATTCAGACAAAGGCGCTGTAGAGGGAGATTATATCGAAGCCGACATTCAGGAGCTGGATGAATCTTTAGCCCCGATTATCGGTAAAAGAATGGAAAAGAGGTTAGTCAAACTCGGCGAAGGGGAATTTGGAAAGCAGGGTTTAGAGCAGCTTAAAGGCGCTGTAGCGGGGGATGAAAGAGTTGTTAAGATTCACCAGGAGCACGGCGACCACTCTCACAATTTCACATTCAGATTTACCGTTTTGAATGTGCAAAAGCATATTCTTCCCGAATTAAACGATGAATTTGCCAAGAAGGTTAATAAATCATTTGAAAACATCAAAGATTTGGAAGAAAACGTAAAAAAGAATATTCAATCTCGCTATGACGCTGAGAGTCGAAATCTTGTAAACAATTCGCTTGCAGACGAATTGGTCAGAGTAACCGACCTTGAAGTTCCGGTTACCATGATAGAAAGCTATCTTGACGGATTAATTTCGCGCTCGAAAGAAGGCAGTAACGGAGAAATTGACGAGGCGTACATCAGGGAAAACTATAAAGCTAATGCAATTTGGAATATGAAGTGGCTTATGATTCGTAAGTCAATATTTAAAAAAGAGAATTTTATTGTTGAAGAGAGCGAAATTGACGATTGGTTTGAAAGAACTGCCGAGGTAATGGCGGTTGACAAAACTGCTGTGTTAAGTATGAAGAAAGATGAAGATCAGAGGGAAAAAATGCGGCAGGATATTATAGAATCAAAAGTAATGGAAGTCATACGCTCAAATTCAAATTATAACGAGAAAGAAATAAATGTGGTCGATTTTAACGCGCTACTTAATAACGATCATCATCATCATTAA
- a CDS encoding PLP-dependent transferase → MGFSTDAIHAGQKPDPSTGAVTLPIYQTSTFVQPKLGEPIDDYDYARAKNPTRTALEANVAALEQGKYGTAFGSGMATVTALTGFLKSGDHVIVGHNTYGGVYRYFEQMVRDFGIDFSWIDTSDIENLKAEVRENTKMLYIESPTNPMLTLTDIQATSEICKENDILFVVDNTFMSPYFQRPLTLGADIVTHSSTKYLAGHSDLISGIMLTNDAVIDEKLKFVQKSAGAIPGPFDCWLLLRSTKTLSLRMRQHDENAGAIAKWLDERSDVEAVIFPGLESHPQHELANRQQLDPFGNPGYSGMISVELGSFDKAKKVVENVKIFSLAESLGGVESLIGHPAIQTHASVPKEERDKLGITEGLIRLSVGVEDVEDLIEDLEQAMS, encoded by the coding sequence ATGGGATTTTCTACAGACGCAATACACGCAGGACAAAAACCTGATCCATCAACAGGAGCGGTAACGCTGCCGATTTATCAGACTTCAACATTCGTACAGCCGAAATTGGGCGAGCCGATTGACGATTATGATTATGCCCGGGCGAAAAATCCGACGCGTACGGCTTTGGAAGCTAATGTCGCAGCATTGGAACAGGGTAAATATGGAACTGCATTCGGCTCGGGAATGGCGACTGTGACGGCGTTGACGGGATTTCTCAAGTCAGGTGATCATGTCATAGTCGGTCACAACACATACGGGGGAGTTTACCGGTATTTCGAGCAGATGGTAAGAGATTTCGGAATTGATTTTTCATGGATAGATACTTCCGATATTGAAAACTTAAAAGCGGAAGTTCGTGAAAATACCAAGATGCTCTATATCGAATCACCCACGAATCCGATGCTCACTCTAACAGATATACAAGCGACCTCGGAAATCTGTAAAGAAAACGATATTTTGTTCGTTGTAGATAATACTTTTATGAGTCCATACTTTCAGCGACCTCTCACACTCGGCGCGGATATAGTAACACACAGTTCTACAAAATATCTTGCCGGGCACAGCGATTTGATAAGCGGAATTATGCTGACGAATGATGCCGTGATAGATGAAAAGCTCAAGTTTGTTCAAAAGAGCGCAGGAGCTATTCCGGGTCCGTTCGACTGTTGGTTGTTGCTTCGCTCTACCAAGACACTTTCGTTGCGGATGCGGCAGCACGATGAAAATGCCGGAGCTATCGCGAAATGGCTAGATGAGCGTTCGGACGTTGAAGCAGTGATTTTCCCCGGACTGGAAAGTCATCCTCAGCACGAGCTAGCGAATCGGCAGCAGTTGGACCCATTCGGGAATCCCGGCTACAGCGGGATGATATCTGTTGAATTGGGCAGCTTTGACAAAGCAAAAAAAGTCGTTGAAAACGTAAAAATATTCAGTCTAGCTGAAAGTCTCGGAGGTGTGGAAAGCCTTATAGGTCATCCGGCTATACAAACTCACGCATCCGTTCCAAAAGAGGAGCGGGATAAATTGGGTATTACGGAAGGGCTGATTCGACTTTCAGTGGGTGTGGAAGATGTAGAGGACTTGATTGAGGACTTGGAACAGGCGATGAGTTAA
- the clpP gene encoding ATP-dependent Clp endopeptidase proteolytic subunit ClpP codes for MVVEQVGRGERSYDIYSRLLKERIVFIGGGIDDSVANIIIAQLLFLEADDPEKDINIYINSPGGSVTAGLAIYDTMNYVKPDCSTMCMGQAASMAAVLLAAGAKSKRYILPHSRVMIHQPWGGVQGQASDIEIHAKEILKSRSLLNKILSDTTGQKLSKIEKDTDRNFFLGAEESVKYGLVDKVMVRSKELKKSKAEDN; via the coding sequence ATGGTAGTAGAACAGGTTGGAAGAGGAGAAAGATCATATGATATTTACTCTCGCCTTCTAAAAGAACGGATAGTTTTTATCGGCGGCGGGATAGATGACAGCGTAGCAAATATAATAATCGCTCAATTGCTGTTTTTGGAAGCTGATGATCCGGAAAAGGATATCAATATATATATAAATAGTCCCGGTGGAAGCGTAACAGCCGGATTAGCAATTTACGATACGATGAATTATGTAAAGCCGGATTGTTCTACAATGTGTATGGGTCAGGCGGCAAGTATGGCCGCGGTGCTATTGGCAGCGGGCGCAAAATCCAAACGATATATTCTTCCTCATTCGCGTGTAATGATACATCAGCCGTGGGGCGGAGTTCAGGGTCAAGCGTCTGACATCGAAATCCACGCTAAGGAAATATTGAAATCGAGGTCACTGTTAAATAAGATACTATCGGATACAACAGGTCAGAAATTATCAAAAATAGAAAAAGACACTGATCGGAATTTCTTTTTGGGAGCCGAAGAGTCAGTCAAGTACGGACTTGTGGATAAAGTTATGGTTCGTTCAAAGGAATTGAAAAAAAGTAAAGCAGAAGATAATTGA